One Paenibacillus riograndensis SBR5 DNA segment encodes these proteins:
- a CDS encoding metal-dependent hydrolase family protein, producing MKTGYAFKNCNVIYGDAGRDVAAHMTILIRDGLIQEIGKASETAIPSHYQAIDVEGKYVMPGLINAHVHLFADGKPFTLSASEGLLDFAFHHMLDTRLGRSVLKKRMKRNALTALHSGVTTMRSVGEFFYTDVQLRDEIKANQFVGPNLLVSGYFLSVTGGHGAPYLALVGDSPWEARRNVRINVKNGVDLIKICVTGGVTDAKMAGEAGRLQMTEEEVAAICEEAHKIGMRVAAHVESTEGVRIALKGGVDTIEHGAEMDEEIIRLYQNNPRALKGYTALIPTLQAAYPSAKLDLSLTKVSETVKENSRRVYDSMLKGVRQAVEHNIKIGVGTDAAMPYVTHYDLWRELDHFMRQTKLNSRRIIEQVTKSNAEILGIGHLTGSIDIGKQADLIVLEQNPLDNIQALADIAMVMVRGNLIQTPAVNRIQAVDELLDLVWE from the coding sequence GTGAAGACAGGTTATGCATTTAAGAACTGCAATGTGATTTATGGAGATGCGGGAAGAGACGTAGCTGCCCATATGACGATTCTGATCCGTGACGGGCTGATTCAGGAGATCGGCAAAGCAAGCGAGACGGCCATCCCAAGCCATTATCAAGCAATCGATGTAGAAGGGAAATATGTGATGCCCGGACTGATCAATGCGCATGTCCATCTTTTTGCCGACGGGAAGCCGTTTACGCTGTCAGCCAGCGAAGGGCTGCTGGATTTTGCGTTTCATCATATGTTGGATACGAGGCTGGGCCGAAGCGTGCTGAAGAAACGGATGAAGCGAAATGCCCTGACCGCCCTGCATTCCGGGGTAACTACCATGCGCAGCGTAGGGGAGTTCTTTTATACTGATGTGCAGTTGAGGGATGAAATTAAGGCGAATCAGTTTGTCGGGCCTAATCTGCTGGTGTCCGGTTATTTTCTGAGCGTAACGGGCGGGCATGGTGCACCTTATTTGGCTTTGGTTGGCGATTCACCATGGGAAGCAAGGAGAAACGTGAGAATCAATGTGAAAAACGGAGTAGATCTCATCAAAATTTGTGTGACCGGCGGGGTTACTGATGCCAAAATGGCCGGGGAAGCAGGCCGTCTGCAAATGACGGAGGAAGAGGTCGCCGCAATTTGTGAGGAAGCCCATAAAATCGGCATGCGTGTGGCAGCCCATGTGGAAAGCACCGAAGGGGTGAGAATTGCGCTAAAGGGCGGGGTCGATACCATTGAACACGGCGCGGAGATGGATGAGGAGATTATCCGCCTGTACCAGAATAATCCCAGGGCATTAAAAGGCTACACCGCTTTGATTCCAACGTTGCAGGCAGCATATCCCAGCGCCAAATTGGACCTGAGCCTGACGAAGGTAAGCGAGACGGTTAAGGAAAATTCCCGGCGGGTGTATGACTCCATGCTGAAAGGGGTGCGGCAGGCCGTAGAACATAATATCAAAATTGGCGTTGGTACGGATGCCGCTATGCCCTATGTCACCCATTATGATCTGTGGCGGGAGCTGGACCATTTCATGAGACAAACGAAGCTGAACTCGCGCCGGATCATTGAGCAGGTAACGAAATCTAATGCGGAAATTCTGGGGATCGGTCACCTGACGGGGAGCATTGATATCGGCAAGCAAGCGGATTTAATCGTGCTGGAGCAGAACCCGCTGGACAATATACAAGCTTTGGCGGACATAGCTATGGTTATGGTCAGAGGAAACCTTATACAGACACCAGCGGTGAATCGAATTCAGGCAGTGGACGAGCTGCTTGATTTGGTGTGGGAATAG
- a CDS encoding DUF4317 domain-containing protein codes for MNKKEVAHIRKQFKLDHDLMNIYDILNVYIMKETSEIYHWERLPFGLVDREKQELYMGNFKKLLTGELDHKLFELKFQEEAEEPARVMLHQGLVTGDPEEWQDLMMMLVDKMLVDAKYEKDMVVTFVRGQYYRPTKARNEEAEESGKDEMFAHPFILCSVNSTEQQRKNLMFDYVEREFKYNIIVDPIIKLSSPEQGFFYPSVTDNYSDVNRVLYCTGKSNYPDPQFIEQVLNAERSVTALEERSFFEDIVKELAGEQLDTTTLAQVYEEIQQVIESGEGEEEPPKLDYKDVERVLASSGVENVTAEKVERAFETVIDDKYYEMKASSVIPKYTTKSIKIETKVATISVSPQDLRYVKQVNYQGKRCIMIEVDEEVVIEGFTLNTETL; via the coding sequence ATGAATAAAAAAGAAGTCGCGCACATACGCAAGCAATTTAAGCTGGATCATGATCTGATGAACATCTACGACATTCTGAACGTGTATATTATGAAGGAAACTAGCGAGATCTATCATTGGGAGCGCCTGCCGTTTGGCCTCGTGGACAGAGAGAAGCAGGAGCTGTATATGGGCAATTTCAAAAAGCTGCTCACCGGCGAGCTGGACCATAAGCTGTTCGAGCTGAAGTTTCAGGAGGAAGCGGAGGAGCCGGCGCGGGTTATGCTTCACCAGGGCCTGGTGACAGGTGATCCTGAAGAATGGCAGGACCTGATGATGATGCTCGTGGACAAAATGCTGGTAGATGCCAAGTATGAAAAGGATATGGTAGTCACTTTTGTCCGCGGGCAGTATTACCGGCCGACTAAGGCCAGAAATGAAGAAGCCGAAGAGAGCGGAAAGGACGAGATGTTCGCGCATCCGTTCATTCTGTGCAGCGTAAATTCCACGGAACAGCAGCGCAAAAACCTCATGTTCGACTATGTGGAGCGGGAATTCAAGTACAATATCATTGTCGATCCGATTATCAAGCTGAGCTCGCCGGAGCAGGGCTTCTTTTATCCGAGTGTGACGGACAACTATTCGGATGTGAACCGCGTTCTGTATTGTACGGGAAAATCGAATTATCCGGACCCGCAGTTCATCGAGCAGGTCCTGAATGCTGAGCGATCGGTGACCGCCTTGGAAGAGAGAAGCTTTTTCGAGGATATCGTGAAGGAATTGGCGGGCGAACAGCTCGATACAACCACCCTCGCCCAGGTGTATGAGGAAATCCAACAGGTCATCGAAAGCGGCGAAGGGGAGGAAGAACCTCCTAAGCTGGATTACAAAGATGTAGAACGCGTCCTGGCATCAAGCGGCGTTGAGAACGTGACGGCGGAAAAGGTGGAGCGGGCGTTCGAAACGGTCATCGACGATAAGTACTACGAAATGAAGGCAAGCAGCGTTATCCCGAAATATACGACCAAATCGATTAAGATCGAGACGAAGGTTGCCACGATTTCGGTCAGCCCGCAGGATCTCAGATATGTGAAGCAGGTGAATTATCAGGGGAAACGCTGCATCATGATCGAGGTGGACGAGGAAGTCGTGATCGAAGGGTTTACGCTTAATACGGAGACATTATAA
- a CDS encoding NAD(P)H-dependent oxidoreductase produces MKTLIILAHPNLEASRVNQRWKEELRQYPNDITVHELYKEYPDGNIDVPREQNLLEGYHHIILQFPLYWYSYPPLLKKWFDEVWTYGWAYGSKGDKLKGKRLGLAISIGDKQENYQPEGSVSFTVDEVIAPFKASAGHVGAVALPYFAVFGASFQASDEDINHSAKEYINYILKHQQ; encoded by the coding sequence ATGAAAACACTGATCATTCTGGCACATCCGAACCTTGAGGCTTCAAGAGTCAACCAGCGCTGGAAAGAAGAACTGCGGCAATATCCAAACGATATTACAGTTCATGAGCTTTACAAAGAGTATCCTGACGGGAACATTGATGTTCCCAGAGAGCAAAATCTATTAGAAGGCTATCACCATATCATCCTGCAATTCCCGTTGTATTGGTACAGTTATCCGCCACTCCTGAAAAAGTGGTTTGACGAGGTGTGGACTTACGGATGGGCTTATGGTTCAAAAGGTGACAAGCTGAAAGGAAAGCGGTTAGGCCTTGCTATATCCATCGGGGATAAACAAGAAAATTATCAGCCGGAGGGTTCGGTTTCTTTTACCGTGGATGAAGTGATTGCGCCTTTCAAAGCCAGTGCAGGACATGTGGGCGCCGTGGCACTCCCCTACTTTGCTGTCTTCGGGGCCTCATTCCAAGCCAGTGATGAAGACATTAACCATAGCGCAAAAGAATATATCAACTATATTTTGAAGCACCAGCAGTAA
- a CDS encoding winged helix-turn-helix transcriptional regulator: MKQYHLGIEATLEIIGGKWKALIICLLMSGAKRTSELQRNIHGISQKVLIQQLRELEEDGLVRRHVYQQMPPKVEYSLTEYGVTANKIVDIMCTWGKENIKMRQSQGEDIVLLEDESPEDFE; this comes from the coding sequence ATGAAACAATATCATCTGGGGATAGAGGCCACACTTGAAATCATCGGCGGAAAGTGGAAAGCGCTGATCATCTGCTTATTGATGTCCGGTGCAAAAAGAACAAGCGAATTACAGCGCAATATCCACGGCATTTCACAAAAGGTTCTGATCCAGCAGCTTCGGGAACTTGAGGAGGATGGACTCGTCAGAAGACATGTATACCAGCAGATGCCGCCGAAAGTTGAATACAGCCTCACGGAATATGGAGTTACCGCCAATAAGATCGTTGACATTATGTGTACTTGGGGGAAAGAGAATATCAAAATGAGACAATCCCAAGGAGAAGATATCGTCTTGCTGGAGGATGAGTCACCGGAGGACTTTGAGTAA
- a CDS encoding response regulator codes for MRILIVDDEPRHLRGMVNLIHRLRPEDQVAVAKDGLAAMELAKSHRPEAILTDIRMPGMDGLEFLEWLKLEGIKAKVVMVSAYNLFEYAQTAVRHGAYDYLLKPVDVQKIEEVLSRIDVQLNAERKQRREAEALERRLQLSSCAYRNRLILAWLNGSATVPELEELNRYEWLRESGVVVYSELESFREGAQPQDSDQLVSRLEQVWSQWGEALTVPLSGTLEDGRQAAVTLVSLRRLDGEQREKGRALAAALASDWAHTGRLAHGIGPASPSLLAGAPQAYLSARMAYSYNFYEGWKGLVFLDEISSSPLAASPDWGRLYEALKGDDAALVLHVCGEIFTQLAGGGHAVPMLLKEKASLMLLQIRSDNQDILDRKAGQMLADTATRLIRSCSSYKELMARLAKALQEVQLALSLSRQDQGEVVITECLSWIREHTKEEVTLERAADYFHFNPSYFSTLFKSRTGRTFSEHVTAVRMKRAKELLAEDKLRIYEISVECGFQDPKYFCRVFKKYHSMSPKTYKHVLSQRKREA; via the coding sequence GTGAGAATATTGATCGTGGATGATGAGCCCAGGCATCTGCGGGGAATGGTTAATCTGATTCACCGCCTTCGGCCGGAAGACCAGGTAGCCGTGGCAAAAGATGGATTAGCGGCCATGGAACTGGCGAAATCGCATCGCCCGGAGGCGATATTGACGGATATCCGTATGCCTGGCATGGATGGACTGGAGTTTCTGGAGTGGCTTAAACTGGAGGGCATTAAAGCCAAAGTTGTAATGGTATCCGCTTACAATCTGTTCGAATATGCGCAGACGGCGGTCCGTCACGGCGCTTATGATTACCTGCTGAAGCCGGTGGACGTCCAGAAAATAGAGGAGGTATTGAGCCGCATTGACGTCCAGCTGAATGCGGAACGGAAGCAGCGCCGCGAAGCGGAGGCACTGGAGCGCCGCCTTCAGCTGTCCTCCTGTGCCTACCGCAACCGCCTGATTCTGGCCTGGCTGAACGGAAGTGCGACAGTGCCGGAGCTGGAGGAGCTGAACCGTTATGAGTGGCTGCGGGAGAGCGGGGTTGTGGTGTATTCGGAGCTGGAAAGCTTCCGGGAAGGCGCCCAACCGCAGGACAGTGACCAGCTCGTAAGCAGGCTTGAGCAGGTCTGGTCCCAATGGGGGGAGGCGCTCACGGTTCCGTTAAGCGGAACGCTGGAGGATGGACGACAGGCGGCCGTTACCCTGGTTAGCCTGCGGCGGCTTGACGGAGAGCAGCGGGAGAAGGGGCGGGCCCTCGCCGCCGCCCTGGCGTCTGATTGGGCGCATACGGGACGCCTTGCCCATGGTATCGGGCCGGCATCCCCTTCCCTGCTTGCCGGCGCGCCGCAGGCTTATCTCTCGGCCAGAATGGCTTACAGCTATAATTTTTATGAAGGCTGGAAAGGGCTGGTTTTTTTAGATGAAATCTCTTCTTCGCCCCTGGCGGCAAGTCCGGATTGGGGCAGGCTGTACGAAGCTCTGAAAGGGGACGATGCTGCGCTTGTTCTGCACGTATGCGGCGAAATATTCACACAGCTTGCCGGCGGCGGGCATGCCGTTCCGATGCTGCTGAAGGAGAAGGCGTCGCTTATGCTGCTCCAGATCAGGAGTGACAACCAGGATATTCTGGACAGAAAGGCCGGGCAGATGCTCGCGGATACCGCCACAAGGCTTATCCGTTCGTGCAGCTCGTATAAGGAATTGATGGCCCGGCTGGCAAAGGCTCTCCAGGAGGTGCAGCTTGCGCTGAGCCTGTCCAGACAGGATCAAGGGGAGGTTGTCATCACCGAGTGTCTAAGCTGGATACGGGAGCATACGAAGGAAGAGGTGACGCTGGAACGGGCGGCAGATTACTTCCATTTCAACCCTTCCTACTTCAGCACGTTATTCAAGAGCAGGACGGGACGGACCTTCTCCGAGCATGTAACGGCAGTCCGGATGAAGCGGGCCAAGGAGCTGCTTGCGGAGGATAAGCTCAGAATATACGAGATCTCCGTAGAGTGCGGGTTTCAGGACCCCAAATATTTTTGCCGCGTATTCAAAAAATATCACAGTATGTCGCCAAAAACCTATAAGCACGTACTTTCACAAAGGAAACGGGAGGCATGA
- a CDS encoding cache domain-containing sensor histidine kinase: MTFRYRLLASYIFLITIPLLVLGTLFYRTSLQIITEQAQKNVYELVKKNNEVMDTKLRIVDQNSMSLFLDKDLFRIFNQLDPANEAGLFEADRQVTAILGKYFSQNQDIYAYQLWTSYFTFGQTLPQGDPTQSDIYEMALQAGGKLVWVPTYDFVSMFHQPYLQSGNLEFRYLFSATRVLDFTYLGNTKLEKMNARAERPVLAISFKSEVLKSLYADSISGSARYMVLDPHDKVVASSEPGAVARTSKEAWLDELKQERSGARRMTLDGEAVIVCFDRSEVTGWMSVVWIPEAGLLSSFVPVIRTSITVLAVVLGIAAFILAFFIAGKITKPIKRLLSAMRSVGEGDFQTRVEVVTNDEFGMLTKRFNRMNDRIHLLVTENYEIKLKEKEAEIQALTMQMHPHFLYNTLNVMNWTAIENGQQELSRMLVCLSNMLHYTSRKTWDAVHLSEEMNWMDNYFYIMSIRFEDKFTVEYAIDPQLYEYDVPRLLFQPFVENAILHGFNQTESGGMIRIRGWIAEGTRFYEVADNGRGMSQETVQAILYQKSSSVGIKNTIDRIQIAYGTLYGVSIVSAPGEGTRVVITLPV; the protein is encoded by the coding sequence ATGACCTTCCGATACCGGCTGCTGGCCAGTTATATTTTTCTGATCACCATCCCCCTCCTCGTACTGGGGACCTTATTCTATCGGACCAGCCTGCAGATTATCACGGAGCAGGCGCAGAAAAATGTGTATGAGCTTGTCAAAAAGAACAATGAGGTCATGGATACGAAGCTGCGGATCGTGGACCAGAACAGCATGTCCTTATTCCTGGATAAGGATTTATTCCGCATTTTCAACCAGCTGGACCCCGCAAACGAAGCGGGGCTTTTTGAAGCGGACCGGCAGGTAACAGCTATACTCGGCAAATACTTTTCACAGAATCAGGATATTTATGCCTACCAGTTATGGACCTCTTACTTTACCTTTGGACAAACGCTGCCTCAAGGCGATCCTACGCAATCGGATATCTATGAAATGGCGCTGCAGGCGGGAGGGAAGCTGGTCTGGGTTCCGACCTACGATTTCGTATCCATGTTCCACCAGCCCTATCTCCAGAGCGGAAATCTGGAGTTCCGTTATTTGTTCTCCGCTACACGCGTGCTGGATTTCACGTATCTGGGCAATACGAAGCTGGAAAAAATGAATGCCCGGGCGGAGCGGCCTGTCCTTGCCATCAGCTTCAAATCCGAGGTGCTGAAATCCTTGTACGCGGACAGCATTTCGGGAAGCGCGCGCTATATGGTGCTTGATCCGCACGATAAGGTGGTGGCCAGCAGTGAGCCGGGCGCTGTAGCACGCACTTCTAAGGAGGCGTGGCTGGATGAGCTGAAGCAGGAGAGAAGCGGGGCCCGGAGGATGACCCTGGACGGGGAGGCGGTCATTGTCTGTTTTGACCGTTCGGAGGTTACCGGATGGATGTCCGTGGTCTGGATTCCCGAAGCGGGGCTGCTGAGCAGCTTTGTACCCGTAATCCGGACTTCCATTACCGTACTGGCGGTTGTGCTCGGCATTGCGGCCTTTATTCTCGCTTTTTTTATCGCCGGCAAAATCACCAAGCCGATCAAAAGGCTGTTAAGCGCGATGAGGTCGGTGGGCGAGGGGGATTTTCAGACCCGGGTGGAGGTTGTGACCAACGATGAGTTCGGCATGCTGACCAAGCGCTTCAACCGGATGAATGACCGCATTCATTTGCTGGTCACGGAAAATTACGAGATCAAGCTGAAGGAAAAGGAAGCCGAAATTCAGGCGCTTACGATGCAGATGCATCCGCATTTTCTATACAATACTCTGAATGTGATGAACTGGACGGCGATTGAGAACGGTCAGCAGGAGCTGAGCAGAATGCTGGTCTGTTTATCCAACATGCTGCACTACACCTCCAGAAAGACCTGGGATGCTGTCCATCTGTCCGAAGAAATGAACTGGATGGATAACTATTTCTATATCATGTCGATCCGTTTCGAGGACAAGTTCACTGTAGAGTATGCTATCGATCCGCAGCTTTATGAATACGATGTGCCCAGGCTTTTGTTCCAGCCATTTGTAGAGAATGCGATTCTGCACGGCTTCAACCAGACGGAATCGGGCGGCATGATCCGCATCCGCGGCTGGATTGCAGAGGGAACCCGGTTTTATGAGGTGGCCGATAACGGACGGGGCATGAGCCAGGAGACGGTTCAGGCGATTTTGTACCAGAAATCTTCATCCGTGGGCATTAAGAATACCATTGACCGCATTCAGATCGCTTATGGCACGCTATACGGCGTTTCCATTGTTTCCGCTCCGGGAGAAGGGACAAGGGTTGTGATTACACTGCCGGTATAA
- a CDS encoding ABC transporter substrate-binding protein, with amino-acid sequence MLRQRKSLFTVMALVLMLAAVLSACSKSGSESSNTSASSGSSGNSGSKEKITLRMTVWGSPEEVAPYKKAIQRFEDKFPNIKVELQHIAADYDTKLTTMVAGNDVPDVAMMESGTIAFPLAEQGKFYNLQEFLDHDADISPDTLVPNIIYSLEPGNVIGIGPGPESFGLFYNEDIFKEAGIAPPPSNVADAWTWDEFVETAKKLTVDTNGKTAADPDFDPRKIKQYGVNASTWWGVYSNFIYSNGGDFISADGKSFGLNQPEAVEAIQKISDLMNVYHVSPSPVQSKNIPATNVALQTKKVAMTIDGQWASAGLAQSKFNFNVGVMPVLKEPVTTVVCAMFSIFKSTEHPQEAWELMKALVDPEASIDMITAGTWMPSLKDWYTDPALLAKWTENLEARPSGYKEAIVDVILTKGHQTPTGYVKNFNNIMDIVNPALDKVWLGQQSAQEAMDSIAAKVQAQIKGRRDIKE; translated from the coding sequence ATGTTGCGACAAAGAAAATCGCTCTTCACTGTAATGGCACTGGTCCTGATGCTTGCCGCTGTACTGTCTGCATGCTCGAAATCCGGTTCAGAAAGCTCTAATACCTCCGCGTCTTCCGGGAGTTCCGGGAATTCCGGATCCAAGGAGAAGATTACCTTGCGGATGACGGTCTGGGGTTCGCCCGAAGAAGTGGCTCCATACAAAAAAGCCATCCAGAGGTTTGAGGACAAATTCCCTAATATCAAGGTAGAGCTTCAGCATATTGCTGCTGATTATGATACCAAGCTTACAACTATGGTGGCCGGAAACGATGTTCCGGATGTCGCCATGATGGAATCCGGCACCATCGCTTTCCCTCTGGCCGAGCAGGGGAAGTTCTATAATCTCCAGGAATTTCTCGATCATGATGCTGATATCAGCCCCGATACGCTGGTTCCCAATATTATCTATTCACTGGAGCCGGGAAATGTAATCGGCATCGGTCCGGGACCCGAGTCTTTCGGCCTGTTCTACAATGAGGATATCTTTAAGGAAGCCGGAATTGCACCACCTCCGTCGAATGTAGCCGATGCCTGGACCTGGGATGAATTCGTGGAGACCGCCAAGAAGCTGACCGTGGACACGAACGGCAAAACAGCGGCTGATCCGGATTTCGATCCCCGCAAAATCAAACAATACGGAGTGAATGCCTCTACCTGGTGGGGAGTGTACAGCAACTTTATCTACTCCAACGGCGGAGACTTTATCTCGGCGGATGGAAAGTCGTTCGGACTCAACCAGCCGGAGGCTGTAGAAGCCATTCAGAAAATATCAGATCTGATGAACGTATATCATGTATCGCCTTCCCCCGTGCAGTCGAAGAATATCCCGGCTACGAATGTAGCTCTCCAGACCAAAAAGGTAGCGATGACCATCGACGGGCAATGGGCGAGCGCAGGGCTGGCGCAATCCAAGTTCAATTTCAATGTCGGAGTTATGCCTGTTCTGAAAGAGCCGGTGACTACCGTGGTCTGCGCGATGTTTTCTATCTTCAAGTCTACTGAGCATCCCCAGGAAGCATGGGAACTCATGAAAGCGCTTGTTGACCCGGAGGCTTCAATAGATATGATTACAGCCGGCACCTGGATGCCTTCCCTCAAGGATTGGTACACGGACCCCGCGCTGCTGGCAAAATGGACAGAAAATCTGGAGGCAAGACCCTCCGGCTATAAAGAGGCGATTGTTGATGTGATTCTGACGAAAGGGCATCAGACGCCGACAGGCTATGTGAAGAATTTCAATAATATTATGGATATCGTCAATCCTGCCTTGGATAAGGTGTGGCTCGGCCAGCAATCGGCCCAGGAAGCGATGGATTCCATTGCGGCAAAAGTGCAGGCACAAATCAAGGGACGCCGCGATATCAAGGAATAG
- a CDS encoding carbohydrate ABC transporter permease, with product MRKGMFYGLLFTAPAILGFAVFTLGPMIASLVLSLTDYNVFKEQTSFTGLDHYIRLFSGEDELFYQSLGATFYFVVLRVPAVIILSFAVALLLNLNVKGRAIFRTIIYLPSIVPAVASAMIWMWLLNPDLGLINSLLSRLHLPTSGWLYSEESVIPSVVLTTLWGIGSTVIIFLAGLSGIPRQYYEAIEVDGGGWFHRLRHVTIPMVTPTIFFNTIMTIIGSFQVFNEAYILTQGGPNNKSLFYVFYLWRTGFRDADMGYASALAWILFVIILFFTVIVFRTSKSWVYYEGGERS from the coding sequence ATGCGAAAGGGAATGTTCTACGGGCTGTTGTTCACCGCCCCCGCCATACTCGGATTTGCCGTCTTTACACTGGGTCCCATGATTGCAAGCCTGGTGCTCAGCCTGACCGACTACAATGTCTTCAAAGAGCAGACCTCTTTTACCGGCCTGGATCATTATATACGGCTGTTCTCCGGCGAGGATGAACTGTTCTATCAATCGCTGGGCGCAACCTTCTATTTCGTCGTGCTGCGTGTGCCTGCCGTGATTATCCTGTCCTTCGCCGTCGCGCTGCTGCTGAATCTCAATGTGAAGGGCCGGGCGATATTCCGCACGATTATCTATCTCCCGAGCATCGTACCGGCGGTGGCGTCGGCCATGATCTGGATGTGGCTGCTTAATCCCGATCTCGGTCTGATCAACTCGCTGTTAAGCCGGCTGCATCTGCCGACCAGCGGCTGGCTGTATTCGGAGGAAAGCGTCATTCCGTCGGTCGTTCTCACCACATTGTGGGGCATCGGAAGCACGGTGATTATTTTCCTCGCGGGCCTTTCCGGCATCCCCCGGCAATATTATGAAGCGATTGAGGTCGATGGAGGCGGCTGGTTCCACAGGCTGCGCCACGTGACGATTCCGATGGTGACCCCCACGATTTTCTTCAATACGATCATGACCATTATCGGCTCCTTCCAGGTCTTCAACGAAGCCTATATTTTGACGCAAGGCGGACCGAACAACAAAAGTCTCTTCTACGTATTTTATCTGTGGAGAACGGGCTTCCGGGATGCCGATATGGGTTATGCGTCTGCGCTGGCCTGGATTTTGTTTGTGATTATTCTGTTCTTTACCGTTATCGTCTTCAGAACCTCGAAGTCCTGGGTATATTACGAAGGAGGGGAACGTTCTTGA
- a CDS encoding carbohydrate ABC transporter permease, with amino-acid sequence MFIIPFVWLVRSSLMNLSQIFTMPPEWIPAPFQWSNFQRALTALPFDTFFKNTLIIVVSVLVGTVITSTIGAFGFSRIQWKGRDTVFAILMTSMMLPAAVTMIPSFLGWQALGFYDTLYPLIIPAYFGGGIFNIFLLRQFYLTIPRDFDEAAFVDGASYWQIYTRIIFPLSRSAVIVVALFSFLASWNDFMGPLIYLKSDSLFTLALGLQMFQGSYTAQWDLLMAASATVVLPCVIVFLAGQRYFLEGITLTGLKG; translated from the coding sequence ATGTTCATCATTCCGTTTGTATGGCTGGTCCGCAGCTCATTGATGAATTTATCGCAGATTTTCACCATGCCTCCGGAATGGATTCCGGCCCCGTTTCAATGGAGCAATTTTCAGAGGGCGCTCACGGCGCTGCCGTTTGACACCTTTTTCAAGAATACGCTTATTATTGTGGTCTCGGTGCTTGTGGGGACTGTCATTACGAGCACGATCGGAGCCTTTGGATTTTCACGGATTCAGTGGAAGGGCAGGGATACCGTATTCGCCATTCTGATGACCAGCATGATGCTGCCGGCGGCGGTAACGATGATACCGAGCTTTCTGGGCTGGCAGGCGCTGGGCTTCTATGATACATTATATCCGCTCATTATCCCCGCTTACTTCGGCGGCGGAATCTTCAATATTTTCCTGCTGCGGCAGTTCTATTTAACGATTCCGCGTGATTTTGATGAGGCGGCCTTTGTGGACGGGGCCAGTTATTGGCAAATCTATACCCGCATCATTTTCCCTTTGAGCCGTTCCGCCGTGATCGTGGTCGCTTTATTCAGCTTCCTGGCCTCCTGGAACGACTTCATGGGACCGCTGATTTATTTGAAGAGCGACAGCCTTTTCACCCTTGCTCTGGGCCTGCAAATGTTCCAGGGCTCCTACACCGCACAGTGGGATCTGCTGATGGCAGCTTCAGCCACGGTTGTACTGCCTTGTGTCATTGTGTTTCTGGCCGGCCAGCGCTACTTTCTGGAGGGCATAACCTTAACGGGATTAAAAGGATAA
- a CDS encoding glycoside hydrolase family 43 protein, whose translation MKEEHLLKGITNPVIPGWYADPEARTYQGRHWIYATRSFTEYTQQMNLDAFSSVDLIHWNKHDSIIEMKDFPWIWRAVWAPTQIEHQGRHYLVFASNDIQKDGEAGGLEIAVADSPEGPYRGYLGKPLIDRFIHGAQPIDAHLFKDDDGAVYLFYGGWGHCNVARMNEDMTGFVAFSDGQTVRSITPPGYVEGPCMIRKDGLYYLMWSMGGWTNGTYRVAYGVSASPLGPFANEGTILERQEPVAEGPGHHGYLHLPDEDEWLIVYHRRIIGDKEPGNRVLCIDRMEFEAGRIKPVIMTDRW comes from the coding sequence TTGAAAGAAGAGCATCTGCTGAAAGGGATAACGAACCCTGTCATACCCGGCTGGTATGCGGACCCGGAGGCAAGAACCTATCAAGGCAGGCATTGGATTTATGCCACCAGGTCTTTTACGGAATATACGCAGCAGATGAATCTGGATGCTTTCAGTTCTGTGGATCTGATCCATTGGAACAAACACGACAGCATTATTGAGATGAAGGATTTCCCCTGGATCTGGAGAGCGGTGTGGGCACCTACCCAGATTGAGCATCAGGGCAGGCATTACCTTGTATTCGCCTCCAACGATATCCAGAAGGACGGGGAAGCCGGAGGACTGGAGATTGCCGTTGCGGATTCCCCGGAAGGCCCTTACAGGGGCTATCTCGGCAAGCCGCTGATTGACCGTTTCATTCACGGCGCCCAGCCGATCGACGCCCATTTGTTCAAGGATGATGACGGCGCGGTCTATCTCTTTTACGGAGGCTGGGGACACTGCAACGTGGCCCGGATGAATGAGGATATGACCGGATTTGTTGCTTTTTCCGATGGGCAGACGGTCCGTTCCATTACGCCTCCGGGTTATGTGGAGGGGCCATGCATGATCAGGAAGGACGGCCTCTATTATCTGATGTGGTCCATGGGCGGATGGACCAACGGCACCTATCGTGTGGCCTACGGCGTCAGCGCCAGTCCGCTCGGGCCATTCGCCAACGAGGGAACCATTCTGGAAAGGCAGGAGCCTGTGGCGGAGGGCCCCGGCCATCACGGATATTTGCATCTACCCGATGAGGATGAATGGCTGATTGTCTATCACCGGCGAATCATCGGGGACAAGGAGCCTGGCAACCGCGTGTTATGCATCGACCGGATGGAATTTGAGGCCGGAAGGATTAAGCCGGTAATCATGACCGATCGCTGGTAA